GTGAGAGATTTAGTACCTATCCTGATATTACGCAAACTTTTCACCTGCAACAGTGCGTCGATATACCTGGAAAGTATTTGAGGACCCATTACCATAGGATCTCCCCCTGTCAGCAACACATCCGTAATCTGCGGATTGTAATTAAGATACCTGATCAGCGAATCGATTTCCTTTGATTGAAACTTTAATTCTGCATTGGATATAAACTGTGGCCAACGGAAACAAAAAGTGCAATATGCGTGACATGTCTGACTATGACTGGGGAAGTACAACACCGTATTTCTATATTTATGTTGAAGGCCTTCCAGTCGTATTCCATTTTCATATGGTACATTAAAAGATGTTTGACCTGCCGGATGAGGATTGAGTGTATCCCGGACCTGATCTACTAATTCTGCAAATTCAGCTTTTGAGAGATGGACTCTTCCCCACTTCAATTTATCGTAGTGCTCTTCTGTGAGCATCCCCCGGTGAGGAAAGTTTAACCTGAATATCGGATCATCAATCCCTCTTTCCCAGTCGATGAGATTATCCAGCACATAGTTATTTGTCTTGAACGGATATATTTCACCAACAATTTTGACATCCTCAATAATTTCCTTATCCATCTTTTGCAGATGGGGAATAGATTCCAGGGCACTAATATTGTATGATTTATATTTGGGTACCATAACAATTGAATTAAAATGATCTTCAGTTACGCCATTGAGGCAAGTATCTTCCTGTTTCCGCGATAGGGCAGCCTTCCGTGTAAAGAGGCCATATTGTCTACAATTAACAGATCGCCCTTTTCCCAACTTACCGGAATCGTTACTTCATCCAGTACCTGAATAATTTCCTGAATATATTCCAGCGGAATTTCTGTTCCGTCGC
This window of the Chitinophaga sancti genome carries:
- a CDS encoding KamA family radical SAM protein encodes the protein MVPKYKSYNISALESIPHLQKMDKEIIEDVKIVGEIYPFKTNNYVLDNLIDWERGIDDPIFRLNFPHRGMLTEEHYDKLKWGRVHLSKAEFAELVDQVRDTLNPHPAGQTSFNVPYENGIRLEGLQHKYRNTVLYFPSHSQTCHAYCTFCFRWPQFISNAELKFQSKEIDSLIRYLNYNPQITDVLLTGGDPMVMGPQILSRYIDALLQVKSLRNIRIGTKSLTFWPFKFTAEEGYKDVLQILRKVTESGKHLAIMSHFNHPAELKPDIVVEAIKNLRSTGAEIRTQAPLLRTINNKSEIWAEMWERQVQLGLIPYYMFLPRDTGAQHHFAEDLRTALHIYKNAIQKLSGICRTAKGPVMSALHGKIELLDCVDDVFYLRYLQHRDPGLAYKVFKGREIINNPKWFSDLATIDKYEERYFEHARNLEVTV